From Natronorubrum halophilum, a single genomic window includes:
- a CDS encoding ParA family protein, producing MEATTTEPRAVSVVILKGGVGKSTTSMNLARQLAERGETLYADLDPNGHATNGLGFEAAYQGDINLGDVILEGDATPHDLIRTTEHGFDLLPSSDTLEDVEKDLAGAMQGSARIKTKIVDPLLGTEYEYLVFDCPAYPGMLNNNALVATGNVIIPIEPGSSAIGGYKRTMERLIEPAREYIDVDVLAVVPNKLADRIDQQTEDRELLENLNTATYEVNPGQPLQEAVPDFARITAAEFDAIDAGDTSPPKPGIRHRSALSRSLQHNQPLQDYDPENDQIPYYEELAEIVATEGGKR from the coding sequence CCTCGATGAATCTCGCGCGCCAGCTCGCCGAGCGCGGTGAGACCCTCTACGCCGACCTCGACCCGAACGGTCACGCGACGAACGGGCTCGGTTTCGAAGCGGCGTACCAGGGCGACATCAATCTCGGGGACGTCATCCTCGAGGGCGACGCAACGCCCCACGATCTCATTCGGACGACCGAGCACGGATTCGATCTGCTTCCGTCGTCGGATACGCTCGAGGACGTCGAAAAAGATCTCGCCGGCGCGATGCAGGGGTCGGCGCGGATCAAAACGAAAATCGTCGATCCGCTGCTCGGAACCGAATACGAGTACCTGGTTTTCGATTGCCCGGCGTACCCGGGGATGCTCAACAACAACGCCCTCGTCGCGACGGGGAACGTTATCATCCCGATCGAACCGGGATCGAGCGCGATCGGCGGCTACAAGCGAACGATGGAACGACTGATCGAACCGGCGCGGGAGTACATCGACGTCGACGTCCTCGCGGTCGTTCCGAACAAACTCGCCGACCGAATCGATCAACAGACGGAGGATCGGGAACTGCTCGAGAACCTGAACACGGCGACCTACGAGGTAAACCCCGGCCAACCGCTGCAGGAAGCGGTTCCGGACTTCGCTCGGATTACGGCCGCCGAGTTCGATGCGATCGATGCCGGTGACACGTCGCCACCGAAACCGGGGATCCGGCACCGGTCTGCGCTATCGCGGTCGCTGCAGCACAATCAACCGTTACAGGACTACGACCCCGAAAACGACCAGATCCCCTACTACGAGGAACTCGCCGAGATCGTCGCAACTGAGGGTGGGAAACGATGA
- a CDS encoding FAD-dependent monooxygenase produces the protein MRERTETAEVVVVGCGPGGAVLAYLLARSGIDVALVERAATFEREYRGFGWNPGVVRLFDEMDLLDDVLDLAHETVTDGAFSLYGEEISVLDFDLLDTDYPYALMMEQPALLECLVDRASSYDNFTFHPSTTVRDVRTDTAGRIQGIEARDRDAGEDVAFETQCVVGADGRYSTVRTSAGIDPGLFESPVDLVWFKLPRGDIDATTQGRIDRDGVLLYFGLGGDDLQIGYLVRSGEWPSIKQAGFDAFRERIAEIDPQVASAMAAQLDGFRDTTLLDVAPGIADTWSSDGLLLIGDAAHTASPIGAQGNPLAVEDAVIAHSLLVEELTITEEILERIGEFGARRRPHVEQIISRQRRGAANLAYWLDYGGYVPPRLARGMAKTAPLIVPHSKSVRSTIETFALGDRSVSVDRSHFTD, from the coding sequence ATGCGAGAGAGAACTGAAACCGCGGAGGTCGTCGTCGTCGGCTGCGGTCCAGGTGGCGCAGTCCTCGCCTACCTTCTGGCTCGGAGTGGGATCGACGTCGCGCTCGTTGAGCGTGCCGCCACGTTCGAGCGCGAGTATCGGGGGTTCGGTTGGAACCCTGGTGTGGTTCGTCTCTTCGACGAGATGGATCTCCTCGACGACGTTCTTGATCTGGCTCACGAGACTGTCACCGATGGTGCGTTCTCGCTGTACGGCGAGGAGATCTCGGTTCTCGATTTCGACCTGCTCGACACCGACTATCCGTACGCGCTGATGATGGAGCAGCCAGCGCTGCTCGAATGCCTCGTCGACCGTGCCAGTTCCTACGACAACTTCACGTTTCACCCCTCGACCACTGTCAGGGACGTCCGCACGGACACCGCAGGTAGGATTCAGGGGATCGAAGCCCGAGACCGGGACGCCGGCGAGGACGTCGCGTTCGAAACGCAGTGCGTTGTCGGCGCCGATGGTCGATACTCGACGGTTCGAACCAGCGCTGGCATCGACCCGGGACTGTTCGAATCGCCGGTCGATCTCGTCTGGTTCAAGCTCCCCCGCGGCGATATCGATGCGACTACGCAAGGTCGAATCGACCGCGACGGCGTTCTTCTGTACTTCGGTCTCGGTGGTGATGACCTCCAAATCGGTTACCTCGTCCGAAGCGGCGAGTGGCCCTCGATCAAGCAAGCCGGGTTCGACGCGTTCCGGGAGCGGATCGCCGAGATCGACCCGCAAGTCGCCTCAGCGATGGCTGCACAGTTGGACGGATTTCGGGACACCACGCTCCTCGATGTTGCTCCGGGAATCGCGGACACCTGGTCCAGTGACGGACTTCTTCTCATCGGTGACGCCGCACATACTGCAAGTCCCATCGGCGCACAGGGAAACCCGCTCGCCGTCGAGGACGCCGTCATTGCTCACAGCCTTCTCGTCGAGGAACTCACTATCACGGAGGAAATCCTCGAACGCATCGGTGAATTCGGGGCACGACGACGCCCACACGTCGAACAGATCATTTCGCGTCAACGACGTGGTGCAGCCAATCTCGCTTACTGGCTCGATTACGGTGGCTACGTCCCCCCAAGGCTCGCTCGAGGAATGGCGAAGACGGCACCGTTGATAGTCCCGCATTCGAAGTCGGTGCGGAGCACAATCGAAACGTTCGCAC